One Paracidovorax avenae ATCC 19860 genomic region harbors:
- a CDS encoding efflux RND transporter permease subunit: protein MKRLIHYALHQPLFIVLGVLLFALAGVIAFKNLSVEAFPDVTDTQVTVIALFPGRAPEEVEKQVTLPIETALAGLPNSIRVFSHTQFGLSFTVVTYDDAANVNIVRQQVAERLSTVDLPQGVQAEIAPNATPVGEIMRYRLKGDGLTTTEIRTIEDWTVERALRQVPGVADVVAMGGAIKQYEVQPDMDKLRAYKVSFQNLLDVLGRGNANAGGSYVAQGAQQYTIRGLGLLRSAEDIGRIVVASRGGTPVLIRDIAQVRIGAVPQLGVVGQDQDDDIVTGIVVMRKGENPSVVLKGVKDKIAQLNQRGLPPGVQIVPFYDRTWLMDKTLTTVFHNLVEGALLVSLVLYIFLSNLRASLAVVVIIPLALLSTFMGLKIMGVPANLLSLGAMDFGIIVDGAVIVIENIMHRLAERGEDMDDRDRRDTIIEAAGEVGRPTLFSMLIIIAAHIPIFALQRHEGRIFQPMALSVTTALIGSLIFSLTLVPLLAYWLLRRKLPHGDNRVVTRAKSLYAPVLDWALERRRTVVIIALAVFGVAMVAASRLGSEFLPELDEGTTWVNFSLSPNVSTAEASRILRMARKALLSVPEVRTTVSKAGQPEDGTDPKTISMAEIFVDMKPEDQWRPGMTRAKITEEMGRALSAIPGIDPAFSQPIRDNVLESISQIKGQIVIKLAGDDLVEMKRITEEIAREVKQVQGVARAEIDREGQVPQLLIDIDRDRAARYGLNVSDIQDVIEAALAGKAATNLWEGERKFAVAVRLPSDERTIANLPRTPIATPDGGYVQLGDVAKIRESSGAMNIAREAGRRTTAIGIFIAGRDMGSVVADMKARVEKNVKVPDNYQVNWSGEFENQERAMKRLSVVVPISLLLIFVLLFDAFKSVKMASLILLNVPLALIGGFVALWAFGIPLSVSAAIGFIALSGQAVLNGVVMLSVFQQLQAGGASVVEAVRQGSMQRLRTVLMTALLAMLGLLPMALSHEIGSETQRPLAIVVIGGLVTATLLTLVVLPALYVAWFGPKKGQEPGVPA, encoded by the coding sequence ATGAAGCGTCTCATCCACTACGCGCTGCACCAGCCCCTGTTCATCGTCCTGGGCGTGCTGCTGTTCGCGCTCGCGGGCGTGATCGCCTTCAAGAACCTGTCGGTGGAAGCCTTCCCGGATGTCACCGACACCCAGGTCACCGTGATCGCGCTCTTCCCCGGCCGCGCGCCCGAAGAGGTCGAGAAGCAGGTCACGCTGCCCATCGAGACCGCCCTGGCCGGCCTGCCCAACTCCATCCGCGTGTTCTCCCACACGCAGTTCGGGCTCTCGTTCACCGTGGTCACGTACGACGACGCGGCCAACGTGAACATCGTGCGCCAGCAGGTGGCAGAGCGGCTTTCGACCGTCGATCTGCCGCAGGGCGTGCAGGCCGAGATCGCGCCCAACGCCACGCCGGTGGGCGAGATCATGCGCTACCGCCTCAAGGGCGACGGCCTCACCACCACCGAGATCCGCACCATCGAGGACTGGACGGTGGAGCGCGCGCTGCGCCAGGTGCCCGGCGTGGCCGACGTGGTGGCCATGGGCGGCGCCATCAAGCAGTACGAAGTGCAGCCCGACATGGACAAGCTGCGCGCGTACAAGGTGAGCTTCCAGAACCTGCTGGACGTGCTGGGCCGCGGCAACGCCAATGCCGGCGGCAGCTACGTGGCCCAGGGCGCGCAGCAGTACACCATCCGCGGACTGGGCCTGCTGCGCTCGGCCGAGGACATCGGCCGCATCGTCGTCGCCTCGCGCGGCGGCACGCCCGTGCTGATCCGCGACATCGCCCAGGTGCGCATCGGCGCCGTGCCGCAGCTCGGCGTGGTGGGCCAGGACCAGGACGACGACATCGTCACCGGCATCGTGGTGATGCGCAAAGGCGAGAACCCGAGCGTGGTGCTCAAGGGCGTGAAGGACAAGATCGCCCAGCTGAACCAGCGCGGCCTGCCGCCGGGCGTGCAGATCGTGCCGTTCTACGACCGCACCTGGCTGATGGACAAGACCCTCACCACCGTCTTCCACAACCTGGTGGAAGGCGCGCTGCTGGTCTCGCTGGTGCTCTACATCTTCCTGTCGAACCTGCGCGCCAGCCTGGCCGTGGTGGTCATCATCCCGCTCGCCCTGCTCTCCACCTTCATGGGCCTGAAGATCATGGGCGTGCCGGCCAACCTGCTGAGCCTGGGCGCGATGGACTTCGGCATCATCGTGGACGGCGCGGTGATCGTGATCGAGAACATCATGCACCGCCTGGCCGAGCGCGGCGAGGACATGGACGACCGCGACCGGCGCGACACCATCATCGAGGCCGCGGGCGAGGTCGGCCGGCCCACGCTGTTCTCGATGCTCATCATCATCGCGGCGCACATTCCCATCTTCGCGCTGCAGCGCCACGAGGGCCGCATCTTCCAGCCCATGGCGCTGTCGGTCACCACCGCCCTCATCGGCTCGCTGATCTTCTCGCTCACGCTGGTGCCCCTGCTGGCCTACTGGCTGCTGCGCCGCAAGCTGCCGCACGGCGACAACCGCGTGGTCACCCGCGCCAAGAGCCTGTACGCACCGGTGCTCGACTGGGCCCTGGAGCGCCGCCGCACGGTGGTCATCATCGCCCTGGCCGTGTTCGGCGTGGCCATGGTGGCGGCCTCGCGCCTGGGCTCGGAATTCCTGCCCGAGCTCGACGAAGGCACCACCTGGGTGAATTTCAGCCTCTCGCCCAACGTCTCCACCGCCGAGGCCTCGCGCATCCTGCGCATGGCGCGCAAGGCGCTGCTCTCGGTACCCGAGGTGCGCACCACCGTCTCCAAGGCCGGCCAGCCCGAGGACGGCACCGACCCCAAGACCATCTCCATGGCCGAGATCTTCGTGGACATGAAACCCGAGGACCAATGGCGCCCCGGCATGACCCGCGCGAAGATCACCGAGGAAATGGGCCGCGCCCTCTCGGCCATCCCCGGCATCGACCCGGCCTTTTCGCAGCCCATCCGCGACAACGTGCTCGAATCGATCTCGCAGATCAAGGGCCAGATCGTGATCAAGCTGGCCGGCGACGACCTGGTGGAGATGAAGCGCATCACGGAAGAGATCGCCCGCGAGGTCAAGCAGGTGCAGGGCGTGGCCCGCGCCGAGATCGACCGCGAAGGCCAGGTGCCGCAGCTGCTGATCGACATCGACCGCGACCGCGCCGCGCGCTACGGCCTGAACGTGAGCGACATCCAGGACGTGATCGAGGCGGCTCTCGCCGGCAAGGCCGCCACCAACCTGTGGGAAGGCGAGCGCAAGTTCGCCGTGGCCGTGCGCCTGCCGTCGGACGAGCGCACCATCGCCAACCTGCCGCGCACGCCCATCGCCACGCCGGACGGCGGCTACGTGCAGCTGGGAGACGTCGCGAAGATCCGCGAAAGCTCGGGCGCCATGAACATCGCCCGCGAGGCCGGCCGCCGCACCACGGCCATCGGCATCTTCATCGCCGGGCGCGACATGGGCTCCGTCGTGGCCGACATGAAGGCCCGCGTCGAGAAAAACGTGAAGGTCCCGGACAACTACCAGGTCAACTGGTCGGGCGAATTCGAGAACCAGGAACGCGCCATGAAGCGCCTCTCGGTGGTGGTGCCCATCTCGCTGCTGCTGATCTTCGTGCTGCTGTTCGACGCCTTCAAGTCGGTCAAGATGGCCTCGCTGATCCTGCTGAACGTGCCCCTGGCGCTCATCGGCGGCTTCGTGGCGCTCTGGGCCTTCGGCATCCCGCTCTCGGTGTCGGCCGCCATCGGCTTCATCGCGCTCTCGGGGCAGGCCGTGCTCAACGGCGTGGTGATGCTCTCGGTGTTCCAGCAACTGCAGGCCGGCGGCGCCAGCGTGGTCGAGGCCGTGCGCCAGGGCTCCATGCAGCGCCTGCGCACCGTGCTCATGACCGCCCTGCTCGCCATGCTGGGCCTGCTGCCCATGGCCCTCTCGCACGAGATCGGCTCGGAAACGCAGCGCCCCCTGGCCATCGTGGTGATCGGCGGACTCGTGACGGCCACGCTGCTCACGCTGGTGGTGCTGCCGGCGCTGTATGTGGCGTGGTTCGGGCCGAAGAAGGGGCAGGAGCCCGGCGTGCCGGCATAA
- a CDS encoding efflux RND transporter periplasmic adaptor subunit, with translation MMAPLFSLPARRPSARGLLALAALGAACALLPGCGKSGAETAATPPEPSPPVMQAGQLRFPSGHPQLALLGTVEARAAKDVAVDLPARLVWNEERTQRIYPAFAGRVTAIQADLGQTVKAGAPLALLASPDFGQAQADTAKAQAGQSLAQQSLKRQRELFEAGIIARKDLEQAEADAAGAQAEVARAAARTRLYGSASGVNQQLALSTGIGGVVVERNLNPGQEVRPDQSGPALFVVTDPTSLWVQIDARETDLSSLRPGDPITLQVPAYPGATFTGKVTATADAIDPGTRTIKVRGVVPNADRRLKAEMLATARVQESRAGGVVVPASAIVLDGTQHMVFVRRESGVFEPRKVELAHEGPAEVLVSTGLQPGEAVVNQNALLLARQFQSMAEDAATAKKETP, from the coding sequence ATGATGGCTCCCCTCTTCTCCCTTCCCGCGCGGCGCCCTTCCGCGCGCGGCCTGCTGGCCCTGGCCGCGCTCGGCGCCGCCTGCGCGCTGCTGCCCGGCTGCGGCAAGTCCGGCGCGGAAACCGCCGCCACCCCGCCCGAACCCTCCCCGCCCGTCATGCAGGCCGGCCAGCTGCGCTTTCCGTCCGGCCATCCGCAACTCGCCCTGCTGGGCACCGTGGAGGCCCGTGCCGCCAAGGACGTGGCCGTGGACCTGCCCGCCCGCCTGGTCTGGAACGAAGAGCGCACCCAGCGCATCTATCCCGCCTTCGCCGGCCGCGTGACCGCCATCCAGGCCGACCTGGGCCAGACGGTCAAGGCCGGCGCGCCGCTCGCGCTGCTGGCTTCGCCCGACTTCGGCCAGGCCCAGGCCGACACCGCCAAGGCCCAGGCAGGGCAGTCGCTGGCGCAGCAATCGCTCAAGCGCCAGCGCGAGCTGTTCGAGGCCGGCATCATCGCCCGCAAGGACCTGGAGCAGGCCGAGGCCGACGCCGCCGGCGCCCAGGCCGAGGTGGCCCGCGCGGCGGCCCGCACGCGCCTCTACGGCAGCGCCAGCGGCGTGAACCAGCAACTGGCCCTCTCCACCGGCATCGGCGGCGTGGTGGTCGAACGCAACCTCAACCCCGGCCAGGAAGTGCGGCCCGACCAGTCCGGTCCGGCCCTCTTCGTGGTGACCGACCCGACCTCCCTCTGGGTGCAGATCGACGCGCGCGAAACCGACCTCTCCTCGCTGCGCCCCGGCGACCCGATCACGCTGCAGGTGCCGGCCTACCCCGGCGCCACCTTCACCGGCAAGGTCACGGCCACCGCCGATGCGATCGACCCCGGCACGCGCACGATCAAGGTGCGGGGCGTGGTGCCCAACGCAGACCGCCGCCTGAAGGCCGAGATGCTGGCCACCGCCCGCGTGCAGGAAAGCCGCGCCGGCGGCGTGGTGGTGCCTGCCAGCGCCATCGTGCTGGACGGCACGCAGCACATGGTCTTCGTGCGCCGCGAGTCCGGCGTGTTCGAGCCGCGCAAGGTCGAACTCGCCCATGAAGGCCCGGCCGAGGTGCTCGTCTCCACCGGCCTGCAGCCCGGCGAAGCCGTGGTGAACCAGAACGCACTGCTGCTGGCGCGCCAGTTCCAGTCCATGGCCGAAGACGCCGCCACCGCGAAGAAAGAGACCCCATGA
- a CDS encoding TolC family protein — protein MRSTPPSLSLRSGTALRIAAGLLACGGAWLAGPHPAHAQATAAMPAPSQPVPAPAMAAAPRGTGWTLSQALAAARDNSDVNQARQELAGARADVLSADHAPLPSLTTKASSIDLQHGPGPGNVFTRKRIDKSVGIDWTWERGDKRALRKKAAESTANAAEADVEDTQVQQLQAALSAYYDLLAAQDRLAEVAAIERSLADVAGMADRRVKAGDLSVQDASRTRIEADRARADTRAAEQARDDAALALAQVTGSTGSRLQAVNTPWPALAGDPPATDTDLAAWAETRADVRAALARAQAAQAALDGANALRKSDWTVGASIDHFPGTSTRQVELRVQIPLQWGYQYQGEIGRAQADYAKAQDALDNTRRLALLDLQRLRQTQESAARRAADYDQGVLPRARQVADSAELAYRKGAIALTDLLDAQRTLRATLLDALAARADYAKARGAWLLRTRPQLLTGTP, from the coding sequence ATGCGTTCCACTCCCCCCTCCCTTTCCCTGCGCAGCGGCACCGCGCTGCGGATAGCGGCCGGCCTCCTGGCCTGCGGCGGCGCCTGGCTGGCCGGGCCGCACCCCGCCCACGCCCAGGCCACGGCGGCCATGCCCGCACCCTCGCAGCCCGTCCCCGCGCCTGCCATGGCGGCCGCCCCACGCGGCACCGGCTGGACGCTGTCCCAGGCCCTGGCCGCCGCCCGCGACAACAGCGACGTCAACCAGGCCCGGCAGGAACTGGCAGGCGCGCGCGCCGATGTGCTCAGCGCCGACCATGCGCCCCTGCCCTCCCTGACCACCAAGGCCAGCTCCATCGACCTGCAGCACGGACCCGGGCCGGGCAACGTGTTCACGCGCAAGCGCATCGACAAGTCCGTCGGCATCGACTGGACCTGGGAGCGCGGCGACAAGCGTGCGTTGCGCAAAAAGGCGGCCGAGAGCACGGCCAACGCCGCGGAAGCCGACGTGGAAGACACGCAGGTCCAGCAGCTGCAGGCGGCCCTCTCGGCCTACTACGACCTGCTGGCCGCGCAGGACCGCCTGGCCGAGGTCGCCGCCATCGAGCGCAGCCTGGCCGACGTGGCCGGCATGGCGGACCGCCGCGTGAAGGCGGGCGATCTCTCGGTGCAGGACGCCTCGCGCACCCGCATCGAGGCCGATCGCGCCCGGGCCGACACCCGTGCGGCCGAGCAGGCCCGCGACGACGCCGCCCTGGCGCTGGCCCAGGTCACGGGCAGCACCGGCAGCCGCCTGCAGGCCGTGAACACGCCCTGGCCCGCCCTGGCCGGCGATCCGCCCGCCACCGACACCGACCTGGCCGCCTGGGCCGAAACCCGCGCCGACGTGCGCGCCGCACTGGCCCGTGCACAGGCGGCCCAGGCCGCACTGGACGGTGCCAACGCGCTGCGCAAGTCCGACTGGACGGTGGGCGCCTCCATCGACCATTTCCCCGGCACCTCCACCCGGCAGGTCGAACTGCGCGTGCAGATCCCGCTGCAGTGGGGCTACCAGTACCAGGGCGAGATCGGCCGCGCCCAGGCCGACTACGCCAAGGCGCAGGACGCGCTGGACAACACGCGCCGGCTCGCCCTGCTGGACCTGCAGCGCCTGCGCCAGACGCAGGAGAGCGCCGCCCGCCGCGCCGCCGACTACGACCAGGGCGTGCTGCCCCGCGCACGCCAGGTGGCCGACAGCGCCGAACTGGCCTATCGCAAGGGCGCCATCGCCCTCACCGACCTGCTGGATGCCCAGCGCACCCTGCGCGCCACGCTGCTGGACGCGCTGGCCGCCCGCGCCGACTACGCCAAGGCACGCGGCGCATGGCTGCTGCGCACCCGCCCGCAGTTGCTCACCGGCACGCCCTGA
- a CDS encoding response regulator transcription factor — MRILVVEDDAVLRGVMQRSLADAGHRVDVAATLAEADHFWKVQPFDAVLLDLNLPQDAAQASPVGSGLAVLRAARARGDRTPVLVLTARDRTEERIAGLDAGADDYLGKPFDLAEVEARLRALVRRTQGTDDRTSAGTLVLDRRARRFTLHGQPFELPAREFEVLWELMTPPGRVVSKRSLSDKLSDFDDMLGDNALEAFISRLRKKLQGSGAGIRTLRGLGYMLEAADAPAAEGEA; from the coding sequence ATGCGGATACTCGTAGTCGAAGACGATGCCGTGCTGCGCGGCGTGATGCAGCGCAGCCTGGCCGACGCCGGCCACCGCGTGGACGTGGCCGCCACGCTGGCCGAGGCCGACCATTTCTGGAAGGTGCAGCCTTTCGACGCGGTGCTGCTGGACCTGAACCTGCCGCAGGACGCCGCCCAGGCCAGCCCGGTGGGCAGCGGCCTGGCCGTGCTGCGCGCCGCCCGCGCGCGGGGCGACCGCACGCCGGTGCTGGTGCTCACCGCCCGCGACCGCACCGAGGAGCGCATCGCCGGCCTGGATGCGGGGGCCGACGACTACCTGGGCAAGCCCTTCGACCTGGCCGAGGTGGAGGCCCGGCTGCGCGCCCTGGTGCGGCGCACGCAGGGCACGGACGACCGCACCAGCGCCGGTACGCTGGTGCTGGACCGGCGGGCACGCCGCTTCACCCTGCATGGCCAGCCCTTCGAGTTGCCTGCGCGCGAGTTCGAGGTGCTGTGGGAGCTGATGACCCCGCCCGGGCGGGTGGTGAGCAAGCGCAGCCTGTCGGACAAGCTGTCCGACTTCGACGACATGCTGGGCGACAACGCGCTGGAAGCCTTCATCTCTCGCCTGCGCAAGAAGCTGCAGGGCAGCGGCGCAGGCATCCGTACGCTGCGCGGACTGGGCTACATGCTCGAGGCGGCCGACGCCCCGGCGGCGGAAGGAGAGGCATGA
- a CDS encoding sensor histidine kinase, protein MSGDVPAAPLPQRPPPSLRARLLRHVLVPLALTWFAGTAISVLVANGFTQRAFDRALLDDAYAIAANVRIKGGALDLALSSRELKSVLFDQVETVYFAVLLPDGSMLSGNASLPVPPPRDEAYRFSDISYRGRALRAVRVRVSEPQAFEVITAQTVHARSAMLRSVLLYSVVSQVLLLGALAFWLRRAIQADLQPLAAFQEELAGRDARGLEPVPVQASTRDLQHLGAAVNGLLARVAEGVRAQREFAGNVAHELRTPLAGIRALAAYGLAHKDPAVWHEQLAGVAASEARASHLVDQLLALALADEVRGAMPRQPVALDDLARDAVLRFLPRADAAGVDLGARGLDLPVVVQGQTVLIDGVLGNLIDNALRYGRPVQEGVTPRITVEIAQDGADGGDGVVLSVVDNGPGIAQGLRTDLMQRWAQGREGERLGQGAGLGLAIVARYAELLGARLVLGTGPDGQGLRVGLVFAPLAQD, encoded by the coding sequence ATGAGCGGCGACGTGCCTGCCGCGCCCCTGCCGCAGAGGCCGCCGCCCTCGCTGCGTGCGCGCCTGCTGCGCCATGTGCTGGTGCCGCTGGCGCTCACCTGGTTCGCGGGCACGGCCATTTCGGTGCTGGTGGCCAACGGCTTCACTCAGCGCGCCTTCGACCGGGCGCTGCTGGACGACGCCTATGCCATCGCAGCCAACGTGCGGATCAAGGGAGGGGCGCTGGACCTGGCGCTCAGTTCGCGCGAGCTCAAGTCGGTGCTGTTCGACCAGGTGGAGACGGTGTATTTCGCCGTGCTGCTGCCCGACGGGTCGATGCTCTCGGGCAATGCCAGCCTGCCCGTGCCGCCGCCGCGCGACGAGGCCTATCGTTTCTCCGACATCAGCTATCGCGGGCGGGCGCTGCGGGCCGTGCGGGTGCGGGTGAGCGAGCCGCAGGCCTTCGAGGTCATCACCGCGCAGACGGTGCATGCGCGCAGCGCCATGCTGCGCAGCGTGCTGTTGTATTCCGTGGTGTCGCAGGTGCTGCTGCTGGGCGCGCTGGCGTTCTGGCTGCGGCGCGCCATCCAGGCGGACCTGCAGCCCCTGGCGGCCTTCCAGGAGGAACTGGCGGGCCGTGATGCGCGGGGCCTCGAGCCGGTGCCGGTGCAGGCCTCCACGCGCGATCTGCAGCATCTGGGCGCCGCCGTGAACGGCCTGCTGGCCCGCGTGGCGGAGGGCGTGCGGGCGCAGCGGGAATTCGCCGGCAACGTGGCGCACGAGCTGCGCACGCCGCTGGCGGGCATCCGGGCGCTCGCCGCCTATGGCCTGGCCCACAAGGACCCCGCCGTGTGGCATGAACAGCTCGCCGGCGTGGCCGCCAGCGAGGCCCGCGCCAGCCATCTGGTGGACCAGTTGCTGGCCCTGGCGCTGGCCGACGAGGTGCGCGGCGCCATGCCGCGGCAGCCCGTGGCGCTGGACGATCTGGCGCGGGATGCCGTGCTGCGCTTCCTGCCGCGTGCCGACGCGGCGGGCGTGGACCTGGGCGCGCGCGGGCTGGACCTGCCCGTGGTGGTGCAGGGGCAGACCGTGCTGATCGATGGGGTGCTGGGCAACCTGATCGACAACGCCCTGCGCTACGGCCGCCCGGTGCAGGAAGGTGTCACCCCGCGCATCACCGTGGAGATAGCGCAGGACGGGGCGGATGGCGGCGATGGCGTGGTGCTGTCGGTGGTGGACAACGGCCCCGGCATTGCACAAGGGCTGCGTACCGACCTGATGCAGCGCTGGGCCCAGGGCCGCGAGGGCGAGCGCCTGGGGCAGGGCGCGGGATTGGGCCTGGCGATCGTGGCGCGCTATGCGGAACTGCTGGGCGCGCGCCTGGTGCTGGGCACGGGCCCGGACGGACAGGGCCTGCGGGTGGGGCTGGTGTTCGCGCCCCTGGCTCAGGATTGA
- a CDS encoding NIPSNAP family protein: MITCTLRYVIDPYKLAEFEHYGRLWIPLVEKFGGRHHGYFLPSEGANNIALAMFTFPSLAAYETYRQQSMQDAECLAAFRYAEETRCILSYERSFFRPVFGE; encoded by the coding sequence ATGATCACCTGTACCCTGCGCTACGTCATCGATCCCTACAAGCTCGCCGAATTCGAGCACTACGGACGGCTCTGGATTCCGCTTGTGGAGAAGTTCGGCGGACGCCACCACGGCTACTTCCTGCCCTCGGAAGGCGCCAACAACATCGCGCTGGCGATGTTCACCTTCCCTTCGCTCGCCGCCTACGAAACCTACCGCCAGCAGTCGATGCAGGACGCCGAATGCCTCGCGGCCTTCCGGTACGCGGAAGAGACCCGCTGCATCCTGAGCTACGAACGCAGCTTCTTCCGGCCGGTGTTCGGCGAATAA
- a CDS encoding alkene reductase, which produces MSHTLFDPVQAGDLQLANRIAMAPLTRNRSPNAVPKDITATYYAQRATAGLLITEATAISHQGQGYADVPGLYSTEQLDGWKKVTAAVHERGGRIVTQLWHVGRISHNDLQPDGGAPVAPSAIAAKSKTYLIDKATGQGHFAATSEPRALDAEELPGIVHDYAAAARNAVETAGFDGVEIHGANGYLLDQFLKTGANRRTDDYGGSIENRARLLLEATRAVVDAIGGGKVGIRLSPVTPANDIVDADPQPLFDYVIRQLAPLGLAYVHVIEGSTGGPRELEDRPFDYEALKTAYREAGGKGAWMVNNAYDRALAMEAVASGRADIVAFGKAFISNPDLVERLRQDAPLNPWDSKTFYGGGEKGYTDYPTLGESAKG; this is translated from the coding sequence TTGTCCCATACGCTTTTCGATCCCGTCCAGGCCGGCGACCTGCAGCTCGCCAACCGCATCGCCATGGCGCCGCTCACGCGCAACCGCTCGCCGAATGCGGTGCCCAAGGACATTACCGCCACCTACTACGCCCAGCGCGCCACCGCCGGCCTGCTGATCACCGAGGCCACGGCCATCAGCCACCAGGGCCAGGGCTATGCGGACGTGCCGGGCCTGTACAGCACCGAACAGCTCGATGGATGGAAAAAGGTCACCGCAGCGGTCCATGAGCGCGGCGGCAGGATCGTGACCCAGCTCTGGCACGTGGGCCGCATTTCCCACAATGACCTGCAGCCCGACGGCGGCGCCCCCGTGGCCCCCTCCGCCATCGCCGCCAAGTCCAAGACCTACCTGATCGACAAGGCCACCGGCCAGGGCCATTTCGCGGCCACGTCCGAACCCCGTGCGCTGGATGCCGAAGAGCTGCCCGGCATCGTGCACGACTACGCCGCCGCCGCGCGCAACGCGGTGGAGACGGCCGGATTCGACGGCGTCGAGATCCACGGCGCCAACGGCTACCTGCTGGACCAGTTCCTCAAGACCGGCGCCAACCGGCGCACCGACGACTACGGCGGCAGCATCGAGAACCGCGCGCGCCTGCTGCTCGAAGCCACGCGCGCCGTGGTGGACGCGATCGGCGGCGGCAAGGTGGGCATCCGACTCTCGCCCGTCACGCCGGCCAACGACATCGTCGATGCCGATCCGCAGCCGCTGTTCGACTACGTGATCCGCCAGCTCGCACCGCTGGGCCTGGCCTACGTGCACGTGATCGAAGGCTCCACCGGCGGCCCGCGCGAGCTGGAAGACCGTCCGTTCGACTACGAAGCCCTGAAGACCGCCTACCGCGAGGCCGGCGGCAAAGGCGCCTGGATGGTCAACAACGCCTATGACCGTGCGTTGGCGATGGAAGCGGTGGCCAGTGGCCGCGCCGACATCGTCGCCTTCGGCAAGGCCTTCATCTCCAACCCCGACCTGGTCGAGCGGCTGCGCCAGGACGCACCGCTCAACCCCTGGGACTCCAAGACCTTCTACGGCGGCGGCGAGAAGGGCTACACCGACTACCCGACGCTCGGCGAATCGGCGAAAGGCTGA
- the tauA gene encoding taurine ABC transporter substrate-binding protein: MAQEKKEVVIGYQDMVVPWRHAQETKEVERRTGYQVTYRKLGSGAEVVRALASGAIQIGEAGSSPFAAALSQGVPIEVFWVLDNINDAEALVARNGSGVNSLADLKGRKIGLPFVSTTHFHALVALQDAGIDPRTVRIVNLRPPEILAAWERGDIDATFVWDPVLAKVKQSGKVLVTSGQIAARTGKATFDALAVNKEFARTHDAFLTQFVQVLADADKAYTANKAAWTADAAPVKSIAKWSGAEAQAVPASLALYAFVPPAEQAATQWLGGAKDSGVAKSLAATAAFLKEQGTVQSVLPDYSVGVNPTWVQRAR; this comes from the coding sequence ATGGCGCAGGAGAAGAAGGAGGTGGTGATCGGCTACCAGGACATGGTCGTGCCCTGGCGCCATGCGCAGGAGACGAAGGAGGTCGAGCGCCGCACCGGCTACCAGGTGACCTACCGCAAGCTGGGCAGCGGGGCCGAGGTGGTGCGCGCGCTCGCCTCGGGCGCCATCCAGATCGGCGAGGCGGGCTCGTCCCCCTTCGCGGCGGCGTTGTCGCAGGGCGTGCCGATCGAGGTCTTCTGGGTGCTGGACAACATCAACGATGCGGAGGCGCTGGTCGCGCGCAACGGCTCCGGCGTGAACTCGCTGGCCGACCTGAAGGGCAGGAAGATCGGCCTGCCTTTCGTTTCCACCACCCACTTCCATGCGCTGGTGGCGCTGCAGGATGCGGGCATCGACCCCAGGACCGTGCGCATCGTGAACCTGCGGCCACCGGAGATCCTGGCCGCCTGGGAGCGTGGCGACATCGATGCCACCTTCGTCTGGGACCCGGTGCTCGCCAAGGTCAAGCAGAGCGGCAAGGTGCTCGTCACCTCCGGCCAGATCGCGGCCAGGACCGGCAAGGCCACGTTCGACGCGCTGGCCGTGAACAAGGAGTTCGCGCGCACGCACGATGCCTTCCTCACGCAGTTCGTGCAGGTGCTGGCCGATGCCGACAAGGCCTACACCGCGAACAAGGCAGCCTGGACGGCGGATGCCGCCCCCGTGAAGTCGATCGCCAAATGGTCCGGCGCCGAAGCCCAGGCGGTGCCGGCGAGCCTTGCGCTCTATGCGTTCGTGCCGCCGGCCGAGCAGGCCGCCACCCAGTGGCTGGGCGGGGCCAAGGATTCCGGCGTGGCGAAGTCGCTGGCCGCGACGGCGGCCTTCCTGAAGGAGCAGGGGACGGTGCAGTCCGTGCTGCCCGATTACTCGGTGGGCGTGAATCCCACGTGGGTGCAGCGTGCACGCTGA